Proteins encoded within one genomic window of Anaerolineales bacterium:
- a CDS encoding MerR family transcriptional regulator, whose translation MDTNLTIQQTATHTGLSEHTLRYYEKIGLIPPVERATNGHRRYNDANLGWIDFLKCLRSTGMPVAQMLEFTTLTQAGEHTIQARVAMLKKHRECVLREIQALQNDLEVIHHKIDWYSNMIEEEA comes from the coding sequence ATGGATACCAATCTGACCATTCAACAGACAGCCACCCACACCGGATTGAGCGAACACACCCTGCGCTATTACGAGAAGATCGGCTTGATCCCACCGGTGGAGCGCGCCACCAACGGGCACCGCCGCTACAACGATGCGAACCTGGGTTGGATCGACTTCCTCAAATGCCTGCGCAGCACCGGTATGCCGGTGGCGCAGATGCTCGAATTCACCACCCTGACCCAGGCCGGAGAGCACACCATCCAGGCGCGGGTGGCCATGCTGAAGAAGCACCGCGAATGCGTGCTGCGGGAGATTCAAGCGCTGCAGAACGACCTGGAAGTCATTCACCACAAGATCGATTGGTATTCCAACATGATCGAGGAGGAAGCATGA